A genomic stretch from Rubripirellula reticaptiva includes:
- a CDS encoding type I polyketide synthase, giving the protein MLERGHEATSDAVSDPIPEGAIAVVGMGLRFAGAVTPAQFWDNLRQGVRSIRDYSVDELMAAGVDADQLDDSSYVRSGAPITGFDLFDAEFFGFSPKEAAIMDPQHRKFLECCWEALEDSTHPPAKFDGPIGVFGGCGMNSYFIFNLLRNPAVRDSVGMFLLRHTGNDKDFLTTRVSYCFDLKGPSVSVQTACSTSLVAIHSAAQSLLAGECDMAIAGGTTIELPHGQGYEFTPGEILSPDGHCRAFDDRSEGTVFGSGSGAVVLRRLEDAIADGDRIYSVIRGSAVNNDGASKAGYLAPSIDQQAAVAAEAMAIANVTADTIGFVAAHGTGTPIGDPIEVAALTQAFRETSGKTQTCVLGSIKPNIGHTDTAAGVASFIAASLAIHHGEIPPSVDFREPNSAIDFDSSPFVVSSVARNWDPSQAVRRAMVHSLGVGGTNANVILESPPRRVVLGRKSVTPQILTISAKSAESLDEQVIRLADFIEESADLSLSDVAYTLRVGRDDFAYRRVVVARDRAEAAARLRGDELGYQSTVKSNPKSSSATFLFPGGGAQYLGMGKGLYDHEPVFRSVIDLGCETLKPLIGCDLRELVFADSDASQQFERPSIQLPAIFLWEVAIAKLWIASGVQPTAMLGHSMGENTAAYMAGVMSFDDALQLIVLRGQLLEKVPPSGMMTVDRASEQVADHLCGEVDIAVINGPSMCVVSGADEAMARFAVRMKAIGVETKRIPIRIAAHSRLLDDVLPEFRSFLQSISLHAPAIPFVSNRTGTWITDDEATSPEYWCEQLRRTVRFSSCIETLAQNESRVLLEAGPGKVLSAIVKQHPAVHASRTVLSSLRHPDQNVADEDYFLATLGSLWAAGFPVDLTNRMAEQLPSRIMLPTYAFEQDRYWVDATEDPDAAKVVKKPSLTRRDNLQHWFSVPSWESFNAQADSLNVDSASKWLVFVDDAGVGDAAVEILRAASAQVTTVHVADVFQRTTASRYGIVPELGASEYRSLIDSLADDDRLPDHVLFMWPVTADQSFRPGSTFLMRTFEEGLYGLTYLIAALADRLGDVSCRITLTTCGAQSVHGETVAHPEKATALGPIEVAAREYPNLKTLAIDVDLGGHVRVDLAEASKAVIAQTLLPHDSGSQVLAIRNGNTYRRILMDSSAGDDRGTENLIRQRGTYLITGGLGGIGLQMAAMLARKNANLVLISRRGLDESDGKRTRQVETLRNAGACVMVCAADVADQWQMDSTVEQAIKQFGKIDGVLHAAGEIDDQLIATLSSDSIERVLSAKVHGTRVLQSIFRESNLDFFLVCASTSTFLTPAGQTAYVAANHFLNAFTHSNPFPESNTHVIAINWGVWKSVGMGAGVHRKLIGATDGDFVRREPSADSLFEHISVDESNGVVRYHTTRQAIGDWELNEHRTPNGDAVIPGTAYIQWMVAAASESLGHCSFRLCNVAFVAPCIVADQELAELRVCWLPSTDSRSQLGSIEVQSRLRDDQVWLTHSIAEVEAVADSRTVTLDSLVGPPSETIPRSIANTTRQCELLNFGPRWNSYRTIQYFGDCATAELELPAEFASDLNDHALHPALLDMATGFGLPLVSDYNQSSSLYVPVGYGSVRVLRPMPAVVRSTIRLASNRTGVGSDIAFDITIQDEQGHVVAEIQRLQMRAVDASRFGSPVVRQRQTTNKPVLSDSQKLFAEVYRLGISPQEGSQAIERIVENASDGCVYVSPVDLSDLRSRFDELDQPKQDSGFKFARPRSAEALKLPTTPTEKWLAQLWQDLLGIEDIGVNDSFLDLGGHSLLAVRFFSRLRTQRGVDLPLSTLFDSPTIGKLAVLIDGDQDSSDAKSDAAIATTPAYRFVVPLHVPAATEKPPLFIVGGMFGNVLNLRYLAKRLGDDQPVYGIQAKGLIGDDAPHRTFADMARDYLHEVRLIQPEGPYFIGGFSGGGVSAYEMAQQLTAAGQEVAFVALLDTPAVHHMKLTWIDKAKIHFDQIRGRRFGYFAQLLRDRKDWSDRQSETDRRRSRHASAEATHDGVEFRSSVIGDAFMDAHACYQTLPYDGVVHLFRPPLAIAHDLPGSRRINSDRQFMDEMNHWQPWVRGGIKLFEVAGDHDSMVLEPHVRTLASMMKRQLELAQSAAKNVLAPASNFDLAHSSHSHQPELV; this is encoded by the coding sequence ATGCTCGAAAGGGGCCACGAGGCAACATCGGACGCAGTTTCCGATCCCATTCCCGAAGGTGCGATCGCAGTGGTCGGCATGGGATTACGTTTCGCCGGCGCTGTGACGCCGGCACAGTTCTGGGACAATCTTCGCCAGGGCGTGCGATCGATTCGTGATTATTCGGTCGATGAGTTGATGGCCGCCGGTGTTGATGCTGATCAGCTCGACGATTCGAGCTATGTCCGGTCAGGGGCGCCGATCACAGGCTTCGATTTGTTTGATGCTGAGTTCTTTGGGTTCAGTCCCAAAGAGGCGGCGATCATGGACCCACAGCATCGCAAGTTCTTGGAATGTTGTTGGGAAGCACTCGAGGACAGCACGCATCCGCCCGCTAAGTTCGATGGCCCGATTGGCGTTTTTGGCGGTTGTGGGATGAACAGCTATTTCATCTTCAACCTGCTTCGCAATCCTGCGGTGCGTGACTCGGTCGGCATGTTCTTGCTGCGTCATACTGGCAACGACAAGGACTTTCTAACGACACGAGTCTCGTATTGTTTCGATTTGAAAGGCCCCAGCGTCAGCGTGCAAACCGCTTGTTCTACCTCGCTTGTGGCAATCCACTCAGCCGCGCAAAGTTTGCTGGCCGGTGAATGTGATATGGCGATCGCTGGTGGCACGACCATCGAATTGCCACATGGGCAAGGATACGAATTCACGCCCGGCGAGATTCTGTCGCCCGATGGACATTGCCGCGCTTTCGACGATCGATCCGAAGGAACCGTGTTCGGCAGTGGGAGTGGTGCGGTGGTGCTGCGCCGGTTGGAGGATGCGATTGCTGACGGTGACCGAATCTACAGCGTGATTCGTGGATCGGCGGTCAACAACGATGGTGCATCCAAGGCAGGCTATTTAGCGCCCAGCATCGATCAGCAAGCCGCGGTTGCTGCCGAAGCGATGGCGATTGCCAATGTCACGGCCGACACGATCGGCTTCGTCGCTGCCCACGGGACTGGGACGCCGATCGGTGATCCGATCGAAGTTGCGGCGCTGACTCAGGCGTTCCGCGAAACGTCTGGAAAAACCCAAACTTGTGTTCTCGGTTCGATCAAGCCGAATATCGGGCACACAGATACGGCCGCCGGCGTTGCCAGTTTCATCGCAGCATCGCTTGCAATTCATCACGGTGAAATTCCGCCCAGTGTCGATTTTCGAGAGCCAAATTCGGCCATCGATTTCGATTCAAGTCCCTTCGTCGTTTCCAGTGTCGCAAGAAATTGGGATCCGAGCCAAGCCGTTCGCCGCGCGATGGTTCATTCGCTGGGCGTGGGCGGAACGAACGCAAACGTCATTCTGGAGTCACCGCCTAGGCGAGTGGTGCTGGGACGTAAAAGTGTGACGCCGCAAATTTTGACAATCTCTGCGAAGTCGGCTGAATCGCTTGATGAACAAGTGATTCGATTAGCCGATTTCATCGAAGAGTCGGCTGATCTATCGCTTTCCGATGTCGCCTACACGTTGCGAGTCGGTCGCGATGACTTTGCCTATCGTCGCGTTGTGGTCGCTCGCGATCGTGCCGAAGCCGCTGCGCGATTGCGCGGTGACGAACTCGGTTATCAATCGACGGTCAAGTCAAACCCCAAGTCATCGTCGGCGACGTTTCTGTTCCCCGGTGGCGGTGCACAGTATCTGGGAATGGGCAAAGGGCTGTACGATCACGAACCAGTTTTTCGTAGTGTTATCGATCTGGGTTGTGAAACGCTGAAGCCGTTGATTGGCTGTGATCTTCGTGAGCTTGTATTTGCCGATTCGGACGCAAGTCAACAGTTTGAACGCCCCAGCATCCAGTTGCCGGCGATTTTTCTGTGGGAAGTCGCGATCGCAAAACTGTGGATCGCGTCCGGGGTGCAGCCCACAGCGATGCTCGGTCATAGCATGGGCGAAAATACGGCCGCCTACATGGCTGGCGTGATGTCATTCGACGATGCGTTGCAGTTAATCGTACTTCGCGGACAGTTGCTTGAAAAGGTTCCGCCTAGCGGGATGATGACGGTCGATAGGGCGTCAGAGCAAGTTGCCGATCATCTTTGCGGCGAAGTTGATATTGCGGTAATCAACGGACCCTCAATGTGTGTTGTTTCTGGCGCCGACGAAGCAATGGCTCGTTTTGCGGTGCGGATGAAAGCGATTGGCGTCGAAACCAAACGGATTCCGATTCGCATCGCTGCCCATTCACGATTGCTCGATGATGTGCTCCCCGAATTCCGATCGTTCTTGCAAAGCATCTCCCTGCATGCTCCGGCGATTCCGTTTGTATCGAATCGCACTGGCACTTGGATCACCGATGACGAAGCGACTTCGCCCGAATACTGGTGCGAGCAATTGCGTCGAACGGTTCGGTTCTCTTCCTGCATTGAAACGTTAGCCCAGAACGAGTCTCGCGTCCTGTTGGAAGCCGGTCCTGGGAAGGTGCTGTCGGCAATCGTCAAGCAGCATCCGGCTGTTCACGCCAGTCGGACGGTGCTTTCGTCGCTGCGACATCCCGATCAAAACGTCGCCGACGAAGACTACTTCTTAGCGACACTCGGGAGCCTCTGGGCAGCCGGTTTCCCGGTCGACTTGACGAACCGAATGGCGGAGCAGTTGCCCAGTCGAATTATGTTGCCGACGTACGCGTTCGAACAAGATCGATATTGGGTGGATGCGACCGAAGACCCGGACGCAGCCAAAGTCGTGAAAAAGCCTTCGCTGACTCGCCGTGATAATCTGCAGCATTGGTTCTCGGTTCCGTCTTGGGAATCCTTCAATGCACAAGCAGACTCATTGAATGTCGATTCGGCATCCAAATGGCTTGTGTTTGTTGATGACGCCGGCGTTGGTGACGCTGCGGTCGAGATACTGCGGGCGGCTTCGGCACAGGTCACCACGGTTCATGTCGCAGATGTTTTCCAGCGGACTACGGCGTCACGCTACGGCATCGTTCCTGAATTGGGCGCGAGTGAGTACCGCAGTCTGATTGATTCGTTGGCCGACGATGATCGCTTGCCCGATCACGTTTTGTTCATGTGGCCCGTCACTGCTGATCAGAGTTTTCGTCCGGGATCAACGTTCCTGATGCGGACGTTCGAAGAAGGCCTGTATGGGCTTACTTACTTGATCGCGGCGCTGGCGGATCGATTGGGTGATGTGTCGTGCCGAATCACGTTGACGACTTGTGGTGCACAGTCAGTCCATGGCGAAACGGTTGCCCATCCCGAAAAGGCAACGGCACTCGGACCCATCGAAGTTGCCGCACGCGAATACCCAAATTTGAAAACGTTGGCGATCGATGTTGATCTTGGCGGTCACGTGCGCGTTGATCTCGCTGAAGCATCCAAGGCTGTGATTGCGCAGACGTTGTTGCCTCATGATTCAGGATCGCAAGTGTTGGCGATCCGCAACGGAAATACGTATCGCCGGATCTTGATGGATTCGTCGGCTGGGGATGATCGGGGCACCGAAAATTTGATTCGGCAACGTGGCACGTATTTGATTACCGGTGGGCTGGGTGGCATCGGCTTGCAGATGGCTGCGATGCTGGCTCGCAAGAACGCTAATTTGGTTCTAATTAGTCGCCGCGGATTGGATGAATCCGACGGCAAACGCACTCGCCAAGTCGAAACGCTGCGGAACGCGGGGGCTTGCGTCATGGTCTGCGCCGCTGACGTTGCCGATCAGTGGCAAATGGATTCAACCGTCGAACAAGCGATCAAGCAATTTGGAAAGATCGATGGTGTTCTGCATGCGGCTGGTGAAATAGACGACCAACTGATCGCTACTTTGTCGAGTGATTCGATCGAGCGAGTATTGTCGGCGAAGGTTCACGGGACGCGAGTTCTGCAATCAATCTTTCGAGAATCGAATCTTGATTTCTTCCTCGTGTGTGCATCAACGAGTACATTTTTGACGCCCGCCGGGCAAACGGCTTATGTCGCGGCGAACCATTTCCTTAACGCGTTTACTCATTCGAATCCGTTTCCCGAATCCAATACGCATGTCATCGCGATCAATTGGGGTGTGTGGAAGTCGGTTGGCATGGGAGCTGGCGTCCACCGAAAGCTAATCGGCGCAACCGACGGAGATTTCGTTCGTCGTGAACCGTCTGCCGATTCCTTGTTCGAACACATTTCAGTCGATGAATCCAACGGTGTCGTTCGCTATCACACCACTCGGCAGGCAATCGGCGATTGGGAACTGAATGAACACCGAACGCCTAACGGTGACGCGGTCATTCCTGGCACTGCCTACATCCAATGGATGGTCGCGGCTGCGAGTGAGTCGCTAGGTCACTGCTCATTCCGTCTTTGCAACGTCGCGTTCGTTGCGCCATGCATCGTGGCTGACCAAGAACTCGCGGAACTGCGAGTTTGTTGGTTGCCATCAACGGATTCGCGATCGCAGCTTGGTTCGATCGAAGTTCAAAGTCGTCTTCGCGATGACCAAGTTTGGCTGACTCATTCAATCGCGGAAGTCGAAGCAGTTGCCGATTCTAGGACCGTAACCCTCGACTCGCTGGTTGGTCCACCGAGCGAGACGATACCTCGTTCGATCGCAAACACGACACGCCAGTGCGAATTGCTAAACTTTGGGCCTCGCTGGAATTCGTATCGAACAATCCAGTATTTTGGCGATTGCGCGACTGCCGAACTCGAATTGCCAGCGGAATTTGCCAGTGATTTAAACGACCACGCATTGCATCCGGCGCTGCTGGACATGGCGACGGGATTTGGTTTACCGCTGGTTTCCGATTACAACCAATCGTCGTCGTTGTATGTGCCGGTTGGCTATGGATCCGTTCGTGTTTTGCGACCGATGCCGGCGGTGGTTCGGTCGACGATTCGACTTGCCAGCAATCGAACCGGCGTGGGCAGCGACATCGCCTTTGACATCACGATTCAAGATGAGCAGGGGCACGTGGTCGCCGAGATCCAGCGGCTGCAGATGCGAGCGGTTGATGCGAGCCGTTTTGGTTCGCCGGTCGTACGCCAGCGTCAAACAACCAACAAACCGGTTCTCTCGGACAGCCAAAAACTGTTTGCAGAAGTCTATCGATTAGGCATCTCACCCCAGGAAGGTAGTCAAGCGATCGAGCGTATTGTCGAGAATGCAAGCGACGGGTGCGTTTACGTATCGCCAGTGGACTTGTCCGATCTTCGTTCGCGTTTTGACGAATTGGATCAACCCAAGCAAGATTCTGGATTCAAGTTCGCACGTCCGCGATCGGCCGAAGCTTTGAAATTACCGACCACGCCGACTGAAAAATGGCTGGCCCAGTTGTGGCAAGACTTGCTGGGGATCGAAGACATTGGCGTCAACGATAGTTTTCTAGATTTGGGCGGTCATTCGTTGTTGGCGGTGCGGTTCTTTAGCCGGCTGCGAACGCAGCGAGGTGTCGACTTGCCGTTGTCCACGCTGTTCGATTCGCCCACGATCGGCAAGCTGGCGGTTCTGATCGATGGCGATCAGGATTCATCTGATGCAAAATCAGATGCGGCAATTGCGACAACTCCGGCGTATCGTTTTGTTGTTCCGTTGCACGTTCCGGCGGCAACAGAGAAACCGCCATTGTTTATCGTCGGCGGCATGTTTGGAAATGTGCTGAATCTTCGCTACTTGGCGAAAAGACTCGGTGACGATCAACCGGTCTACGGAATCCAAGCCAAGGGTTTGATTGGCGATGATGCGCCTCATCGCACATTTGCTGACATGGCGCGTGATTACTTGCATGAAGTGCGTCTGATCCAACCCGAGGGACCGTACTTCATCGGGGGGTTCTCAGGCGGCGGTGTTTCAGCTTACGAGATGGCTCAGCAATTGACGGCCGCTGGCCAAGAAGTTGCGTTCGTGGCGCTGCTCGATACGCCAGCCGTTCATCACATGAAATTGACTTGGATCGACAAAGCTAAGATTCACTTTGATCAAATTCGCGGGCGCCGATTCGGTTACTTCGCTCAGTTGCTTCGTGATCGTAAAGATTGGAGCGATCGTCAATCCGAAACCGACCGACGACGCAGCCGTCATGCATCCGCTGAAGCCACCCACGACGGTGTTGAGTTTCGATCTTCGGTGATTGGTGACGCGTTCATGGACGCCCACGCGTGTTACCAAACGTTGCCTTATGACGGTGTCGTGCATCTGTTTCGTCCGCCGCTTGCGATCGCGCATGACTTGCCAGGTTCACGACGAATTAACAGCGATCGTCAATTCATGGATGAAATGAATCACTGGCAACCGTGGGTCCGCGGTGGCATCAAATTGTTCGAGGTCGCTGGTGACCACGACTCGATGGTCCTTGAACCGCACGTGCGAACGCTCGCATCAATGATGAAACGCCAACTCGAACTTGCCCAATCAGCTGCGAAAAACGTGTTGGCTCCTGCGTCGAATTTTGACTTAGCTCACTCTTCCCACTCTCATCAACCCGAGTTGGTTTAG
- a CDS encoding MupA/Atu3671 family FMN-dependent luciferase-like monooxygenase: MLELLWTVCRGFKVILHDTPSRIASADRHRALSSQVKFGLFYFSSSASLNHAESPSDSYRLLLEGAKFADVNGFSSVWTPERHFHDFGGLYPNPAVTGAAVAAITTKVAIRSGSVVLPLHHPARVAEEWSMVDRLSGGRVGVSFASGWQPNDFVLAPANYANAKKVMFENLETVRKLWRGETVEMIGPDDAPVSVQTYPRPIQKELPVWITTAGNEDTFRQAGKSGCNVLTHLLGQTTDELAIKIKAYRESRAAAGHVGPGEVSVMVHTFVGDDTDKVKQIVRGPMIEYLRTSASLVRGFSHTWAAFKKRSDGTTAGALDLDSLSDDDMDDLLAFSFERYFETSGLFGTPEKCQTLVRKLQEAGTTEIACLIDFGVSADESLAALHPLNDLKDLVNEQASEVATATIQQLVDLHDVTHFQCTPSMAQMLIEDDASATAIRSIPNVLLGGEALPAQLATRLTSDSPVALINVYGPTETTVWSTSTKIGPGEIQSVSIGRPIANTFIYLLDEQGNHVPDGAAGNLWIGGDGVVPGYWNRDELTREKFQADPFVSDPDARMYHTGDFAKWTASGDLEFLGRSDHQVKIRGHRIELGDIENAIDAVSSIRQSVVIPKQSSSSEQTLVAFVVVHNGVEGSPDFIRSLRLELRQSLPAHMLPVHFVVVDAFPLTPNGKVDRKVLSTLPVGDSAKQSELSRAPVVTARASSPDASETQKQITSLWKEVLQLDTIELNDNFFDLGGHSLLAVRMHRQLRDQLGVTVAITDLFRYPTVQTLAAHIDSLRTNASEAETDSVTPIASQSSASQTPATQSVGQSRAMRRREMMQRRGGISQHPQGAN; encoded by the coding sequence GTGTTGGAGTTGTTGTGGACCGTTTGCCGCGGGTTCAAAGTGATTTTGCACGACACGCCTTCGCGAATCGCGTCCGCTGATCGGCACCGTGCGCTTTCCAGCCAAGTGAAGTTCGGTCTGTTTTACTTTTCGAGCAGCGCCAGTCTGAATCACGCCGAGTCGCCCAGCGACTCGTATCGGTTGCTGCTTGAAGGCGCTAAGTTTGCGGATGTGAACGGCTTTTCATCCGTCTGGACTCCTGAGCGTCACTTCCACGATTTTGGTGGGCTGTATCCGAATCCCGCGGTGACCGGCGCTGCCGTTGCTGCAATCACGACGAAGGTCGCGATCCGGTCTGGCAGTGTGGTGCTGCCGCTTCATCATCCGGCACGAGTGGCCGAAGAATGGTCGATGGTAGACCGTTTGTCGGGCGGCCGCGTTGGCGTTTCGTTTGCCTCGGGTTGGCAGCCTAATGACTTTGTCTTGGCGCCGGCAAACTATGCCAATGCAAAGAAGGTGATGTTCGAGAACCTTGAAACGGTTCGCAAACTGTGGCGAGGCGAAACGGTCGAAATGATCGGGCCGGATGATGCGCCCGTTTCCGTTCAAACCTATCCGCGGCCGATCCAAAAAGAGCTACCGGTTTGGATCACAACGGCTGGCAATGAGGACACGTTTCGGCAAGCCGGCAAAAGCGGCTGCAACGTGTTGACGCACTTGCTTGGGCAAACCACTGACGAACTGGCGATCAAGATCAAGGCTTATCGCGAGTCCCGCGCAGCGGCCGGACACGTTGGTCCCGGCGAAGTCTCCGTCATGGTGCACACGTTTGTGGGTGACGATACGGACAAGGTCAAACAGATCGTTCGCGGTCCGATGATCGAATACTTGCGAACCTCGGCAAGTTTGGTCCGTGGGTTTTCCCACACCTGGGCGGCGTTCAAAAAACGCAGCGACGGTACCACCGCAGGCGCGTTGGATTTGGATTCTTTGTCGGACGACGACATGGATGACCTGCTGGCGTTTTCGTTTGAACGGTACTTTGAAACGAGTGGCCTGTTTGGTACGCCCGAGAAGTGTCAGACACTGGTTCGCAAACTTCAGGAAGCCGGCACGACGGAAATCGCGTGTTTGATCGATTTTGGTGTCAGTGCCGATGAATCGCTGGCCGCACTGCATCCGTTGAACGACTTGAAAGACTTGGTCAACGAGCAAGCGTCCGAGGTCGCAACTGCGACGATCCAGCAGTTGGTCGACTTGCACGACGTCACTCACTTCCAGTGCACCCCATCGATGGCGCAGATGTTGATTGAGGACGATGCATCGGCAACCGCGATTCGCTCGATTCCGAATGTCTTGCTGGGCGGCGAGGCCCTGCCCGCTCAATTGGCGACTCGTTTGACGAGTGATTCGCCGGTTGCTTTGATCAATGTTTACGGACCCACCGAAACCACTGTTTGGTCCACGTCCACAAAGATTGGACCGGGCGAGATTCAGTCCGTGTCGATCGGTCGGCCGATCGCCAATACGTTCATCTATCTGCTTGATGAGCAAGGAAATCACGTGCCGGACGGTGCGGCCGGCAACCTTTGGATCGGTGGCGATGGAGTGGTTCCGGGATACTGGAATCGCGATGAACTGACTCGAGAAAAGTTCCAGGCGGATCCCTTCGTCAGCGACCCAGACGCGCGGATGTATCACACCGGTGACTTTGCGAAATGGACGGCCTCGGGCGATTTGGAATTCCTTGGCCGTTCGGATCATCAAGTTAAAATTCGTGGCCACCGGATCGAACTTGGAGATATTGAAAACGCGATCGACGCGGTTTCGTCCATTCGTCAGTCGGTTGTGATTCCCAAGCAATCGAGTTCTTCCGAGCAAACGTTAGTGGCGTTCGTGGTGGTTCATAACGGTGTCGAAGGTTCGCCTGACTTCATCCGGTCGCTGCGATTGGAGCTTCGCCAATCGTTGCCGGCTCACATGTTGCCGGTGCACTTTGTCGTCGTTGATGCGTTCCCATTAACACCTAACGGCAAAGTGGACCGAAAGGTGCTCAGCACGTTGCCGGTTGGCGATTCTGCAAAGCAAAGCGAGTTATCACGGGCGCCAGTGGTCACTGCTCGCGCGTCTTCGCCCGACGCATCGGAAACTCAAAAGCAGATCACCTCGCTTTGGAAAGAAGTTTTGCAGCTTGACACGATCGAATTGAACGACAACTTCTTTGACTTGGGTGGTCATTCACTCTTAGCGGTTCGAATGCACCGACAGCTTCGCGATCAGTTGGGTGTCACGGTGGCGATCACGGATCTGTTCCGTTACCCGACCGTTCAGACGCTGGCGGCGCACATAGATTCGCTACGGACAAACGCGAGTGAAGCCGAAACGGACAGTGTGACGCCGATTGCATCCCAGTCATCGGCATCACAAACACCGGCGACCCAGTCGGTCGGCCAGTCCAGAGCTATGCGTCGCCGCGAAATGATGCAGCGGCGTGGCGGGATTAGCCAGCATCCGCAGGGAGCAAACTGA
- a CDS encoding PP2C family protein-serine/threonine phosphatase: MPMADIYQAVRIANIQDACPTAWMGRESVGGKFILRAPNRRERSVLDNDFYRESDHSLAGDDVVNACGMTDQGRVRKTNQDQFLIAQLNKSMRVSATSMSFDQRLYGIAQGEVMLVADGMGGHAAGDQASRLAIEHLVQRLLSSIHWHFHGEEERESEFVTNLQELLKEAHAHILSESAQHVDQRGMGTTLTMAYLIWPRLYVVHAGDSRCYLIRDGQADVLTTDHTLAHQLVEAGGLKPEDEASSRWSNVLWNVLGGRSDGGLIAEVRRVDLEAGDKIVLCSDGLHRYVKPNQLANIVNESQDPSQACQSLIKLANDAGGEDNITVIVSAPAGENINESTWIEALTE, from the coding sequence ATGCCAATGGCCGATATTTATCAAGCTGTGAGAATCGCCAACATTCAAGACGCTTGCCCCACGGCCTGGATGGGGCGAGAATCGGTCGGCGGCAAATTCATTCTGCGGGCACCCAACCGACGCGAAAGAAGTGTTTTGGACAACGATTTTTATCGCGAGAGCGACCATTCTTTGGCAGGCGACGACGTGGTCAACGCCTGCGGGATGACCGACCAGGGCCGTGTTCGAAAGACGAATCAGGACCAGTTCCTGATTGCCCAGCTGAATAAATCGATGCGAGTTTCTGCGACAAGCATGTCTTTTGATCAGCGGCTTTACGGTATCGCGCAAGGCGAAGTGATGCTGGTGGCCGATGGAATGGGCGGCCACGCAGCGGGCGATCAGGCCAGCCGGCTAGCGATCGAGCACTTGGTCCAGCGATTGCTTAGCAGCATTCATTGGCATTTTCACGGCGAAGAAGAACGCGAAAGCGAATTCGTCACCAACCTGCAAGAGTTGCTAAAAGAGGCCCACGCTCACATCTTGTCAGAATCGGCCCAGCACGTGGACCAGCGCGGCATGGGCACGACTTTGACGATGGCCTATCTGATTTGGCCTCGTCTCTATGTCGTCCATGCCGGTGATAGCCGTTGTTACTTGATCCGCGACGGCCAAGCCGACGTGCTGACAACCGACCACACTCTGGCACATCAATTGGTCGAAGCAGGCGGACTGAAACCAGAAGACGAAGCGTCCAGTCGCTGGAGCAACGTGCTTTGGAATGTGCTGGGTGGTCGCTCGGACGGAGGTCTGATCGCGGAAGTAAGGCGGGTCGATTTGGAAGCCGGCGACAAAATCGTCCTTTGCAGCGATGGTCTGCACCGGTACGTCAAACCCAACCAATTGGCAAATATCGTCAACGAAAGCCAGGATCCCAGCCAAGCTTGCCAGAGTTTGATCAAATTGGCCAATGATGCCGGTGGCGAAGACAATATCACGGTGATCGTTTCGGCTCCGGCAGGCGAAAACATTAACGAGTCAACCTGGATCGAAGCGCTGACCGAGTGA
- a CDS encoding DMT family transporter — translation MSIPDPSPYQSPKTLEPTRPKTPPLSHPPPIKLWWGAACGMAAAVLYTVSNIALRQSVSIDPFLVSAVKAGPTVLFLGPVIAWMFIQGHPIATNRRMIPQFMLVALMGQFVGNAAFQIALGVIGLAAAVPITLGVLLIGGAMLGRIVLGEPVRTATVVSMVTLIIAAIVLSLPSSTPKVQQASSELPMWVGGLSAAASGAAYALFGVVMRKTMNDGVSAPLTMFLSGAVGTVALWSFTLIQHGTEPIAMLESNQWVVMGAGGLFNFLAFVALSYALKALPVVAVNLINASQVAMAAMAGVVLFAEPVTWQLMSGIGLTFAGLLILMRGRLSPFS, via the coding sequence GTGAGCATTCCCGATCCCTCGCCTTATCAGAGCCCGAAGACGCTCGAGCCAACCCGGCCGAAAACGCCGCCATTGTCCCACCCACCGCCAATCAAGTTGTGGTGGGGCGCGGCATGCGGAATGGCTGCGGCGGTCTTGTACACGGTTTCTAACATCGCCCTGCGGCAAAGCGTAAGCATTGATCCGTTCTTGGTGTCCGCTGTCAAAGCAGGACCAACGGTGCTGTTCCTAGGTCCGGTGATTGCGTGGATGTTCATTCAAGGACACCCGATCGCCACGAACCGCCGCATGATTCCGCAGTTCATGCTAGTGGCGCTGATGGGCCAGTTTGTCGGCAACGCAGCTTTTCAAATTGCGTTGGGTGTTATCGGCTTGGCCGCTGCGGTGCCGATCACGCTGGGCGTGCTGCTGATCGGCGGTGCGATGCTGGGACGGATCGTTTTGGGCGAACCCGTTCGCACGGCTACGGTTGTTTCCATGGTGACGTTGATCATCGCCGCGATCGTTTTGTCGCTTCCATCATCAACACCGAAAGTGCAACAAGCTTCATCGGAACTTCCGATGTGGGTGGGCGGACTTAGCGCAGCAGCCTCGGGCGCAGCCTACGCACTATTCGGTGTCGTGATGCGAAAAACGATGAACGACGGCGTATCCGCACCGCTGACAATGTTCTTAAGCGGCGCCGTGGGAACGGTCGCGTTGTGGTCGTTCACACTGATCCAGCATGGAACGGAACCGATTGCGATGCTTGAATCGAACCAGTGGGTAGTGATGGGTGCCGGTGGGCTATTCAATTTCCTGGCGTTTGTCGCATTGTCATACGCATTGAAAGCACTGCCAGTCGTCGCCGTCAATCTGATCAACGCCTCGCAAGTCGCGATGGCGGCGATGGCAGGTGTCGTGCTGTTTGCCGAACCCGTGACATGGCAATTGATGTCTGGTATCGGACTTACCTTTGCCGGATTGTTGATCCTGATGCGTGGGCGACTGTCGCCGTTCAGCTAA